The Streptomyces sp. NBC_01244 genome contains a region encoding:
- a CDS encoding ABC transporter permease: MSSVLVRRPGLARLRTSRAPLSLFCTGFVALVVLVAVFAPWIAPYDPNAVDLGNALAGPSADHLLGVDASGRDTFSRLVLGARTSLLGPLGVVTFSTVAGVAIGTAAAWRGGWLDSVLSRSTELVFTFPGMLLAILIVSVYGEGLLAPVIALAIAYLPYVSRLTRSLVLAERARPYVEAYRVQGHSGTQICLRHVVPAVMPVVLAQSAINFGYALIDLAGLAFLGLGVPALTPDWGRMVFDGNAAIQAGYPLASIVPCAAIVLTVVAFNVVGEAWADKVARRAR, translated from the coding sequence GTGAGCTCCGTCCTGGTGCGCCGGCCGGGCCTCGCCCGGCTCCGGACCTCCCGCGCCCCCCTCTCCCTGTTCTGTACGGGCTTCGTCGCCCTCGTCGTCCTCGTCGCGGTGTTCGCCCCCTGGATCGCGCCCTACGATCCCAACGCCGTCGACCTGGGGAACGCCCTCGCGGGCCCTTCGGCCGATCACCTCCTGGGCGTCGACGCCTCCGGGCGCGACACTTTCTCCCGGCTGGTCCTGGGCGCCCGCACCTCGCTCCTCGGCCCGCTCGGCGTGGTCACCTTCTCCACCGTGGCCGGCGTGGCGATCGGCACCGCCGCCGCCTGGCGGGGCGGCTGGCTGGACTCGGTGCTCTCCCGCAGCACCGAGCTGGTCTTCACCTTCCCCGGCATGCTGCTGGCGATCCTGATCGTGTCGGTCTACGGCGAGGGCCTGCTCGCCCCCGTCATCGCCCTGGCGATCGCCTACCTGCCCTACGTCAGCCGGCTGACCCGTTCCCTCGTCCTGGCCGAGCGCGCCCGCCCCTACGTGGAGGCGTACCGGGTGCAAGGACACTCGGGGACGCAGATCTGCCTGCGCCACGTGGTCCCCGCCGTCATGCCCGTCGTCCTCGCGCAGTCCGCGATCAACTTCGGCTACGCCCTGATCGACCTGGCCGGCCTCGCCTTCCTCGGGCTGGGCGTACCGGCCCTGACCCCCGACTGGGGCCGCATGGTCTTCGACGGCAACGCCGCCATCCAGGCCGGCTACCCGCTCGCGTCGATCGTGCCGTGTGCGGCCATCGTGCTGACTGTGGTCGCCTTCAACGTCGTCGGCGAGGCCTGGGCCGACAAGGTCGCAAGGAGAGCCCGATGA
- a CDS encoding ABC transporter substrate-binding protein, with product MPRSLPWSRAARSSGHAPDGDGSTGRPSAVRPAAVRPAAARRYALPVAALAAIGLVAACSGPPKGDGSQKGASFKLSAGTPAAAGELDSFTWAVYAEPPTLDYISAFDYPANTILSNVCESLMRWTPQLTTAPGLAEKATNPNDLTWVYDLRAGVRFHDGGTMTADDVVHSLGRQMDPQNGAAWNSNFSNVEAITKTGPLQVTVKLKQPDSQFPQYMATAAGAVSSKAGVEKAGEDYGTTGSLDCTGPFKLGTWNKGQSIELQRFDGYWGAKAKSAKAVFTFLTDPNARTNALLSGEADGGYLIPTESYDRLRASGAGTLYFGEGLSTVNVNVTSMKGALGDVRVRRALSLALDRRGFVKAGLGGAGTVTSSLTTKAVWAGAPAAVRASAFDNLPSPEQNIEAAKRMVEEAGATGKTLTMATSSIGQDVSVLATAVQDAGTRIGLKIELKTIAPNAFTALFTDPAAREGIDMFPETYYDSITDPMDLLSNFQTGAYQNYAGYSDESYDALTDKARSAYDPAKRFSAAAELQRKASDQVLWIPVAEWPTAVFLNKRITGAPTTISYLYSPWAAGVGAAAR from the coding sequence ATGCCCAGATCCCTTCCCTGGTCCAGAGCCGCCAGGTCCTCCGGTCACGCCCCGGACGGCGACGGCTCCACCGGTCGCCCGTCCGCCGTCCGCCCCGCCGCCGTCCGCCCCGCCGCCGCCCGCCGGTACGCACTGCCCGTCGCCGCACTGGCCGCCATCGGCCTGGTCGCCGCCTGTTCCGGCCCGCCCAAGGGGGACGGGAGCCAGAAGGGCGCGTCCTTCAAGCTGTCCGCCGGCACCCCCGCCGCCGCGGGTGAGCTCGACTCGTTCACCTGGGCCGTGTACGCGGAACCGCCGACGCTGGACTACATCTCGGCCTTCGACTACCCGGCGAACACGATCCTGTCGAACGTCTGCGAAAGCCTGATGCGGTGGACCCCGCAGCTCACGACGGCTCCGGGGCTTGCCGAGAAGGCCACCAACCCCAATGACCTGACCTGGGTCTACGACCTGCGCGCGGGCGTGCGCTTCCACGACGGCGGCACGATGACCGCCGACGACGTGGTCCACAGCCTGGGCCGTCAGATGGACCCGCAGAACGGGGCCGCCTGGAACAGCAACTTCTCCAACGTCGAGGCGATCACCAAGACCGGCCCGCTCCAGGTGACGGTCAAGCTGAAGCAGCCCGACTCGCAGTTCCCCCAGTACATGGCGACCGCGGCCGGCGCCGTGTCCTCCAAGGCCGGGGTGGAGAAGGCGGGCGAGGACTACGGCACCACCGGCAGCCTGGACTGCACCGGCCCCTTCAAGCTCGGCACCTGGAACAAGGGCCAGTCGATCGAGCTCCAGCGCTTCGACGGCTACTGGGGCGCCAAGGCCAAGTCCGCGAAGGCCGTCTTCACCTTCCTCACCGACCCCAACGCCCGGACGAACGCCCTGCTGAGCGGCGAGGCCGACGGCGGCTACCTGATCCCCACCGAGAGCTACGACCGGCTGCGCGCGAGCGGCGCCGGCACGCTCTACTTCGGCGAGGGCCTCAGCACCGTCAACGTCAACGTCACGAGCATGAAGGGCGCGCTCGGCGACGTCCGCGTCCGCCGGGCCCTGTCCCTGGCCTTGGACCGCCGCGGCTTCGTCAAGGCGGGCCTGGGCGGCGCGGGCACGGTCACCAGCTCGCTCACGACCAAGGCGGTCTGGGCCGGCGCCCCCGCCGCGGTCCGCGCGTCCGCCTTCGACAACCTGCCCTCCCCCGAGCAGAACATCGAGGCGGCCAAGCGGATGGTCGAGGAGGCCGGCGCCACCGGCAAGACGCTGACCATGGCCACCAGCTCGATCGGCCAGGACGTCTCGGTGCTGGCCACCGCGGTCCAGGACGCCGGCACCAGGATCGGCCTGAAGATCGAGCTGAAGACCATCGCCCCGAACGCGTTCACCGCGCTGTTCACCGACCCCGCGGCGCGCGAGGGCATCGACATGTTCCCGGAGACGTACTACGACTCCATCACCGACCCGATGGACCTGCTGAGCAACTTCCAGACCGGGGCCTACCAGAACTACGCCGGCTACAGCGACGAGTCCTACGACGCGCTGACCGACAAGGCCCGCTCCGCGTACGACCCGGCCAAGCGCTTCTCGGCGGCCGCCGAACTCCAGAGGAAGGCCTCCGACCAGGTCCTGTGGATCCCGGTCGCCGAGTGGCCGACCGCGGTCTTCCTGAACAAGCGGATCACCGGCGCCCCGACCACCATCTCCTACCTCTACTCCCCGTGGGCCGCCGGCGTCGGGGCGGCCGCGCGATGA
- a CDS encoding ABC transporter ATP-binding protein codes for MTALNTLEIEGLRLHLPGTVRPVLDGVGLTVGPRETVALVGESGSGKSLTSRSVLRLLPEGARTEGEVRVAGDDVLTMSPGRLKVLRTSTAAMIFQDPRAAVNPMRRVGDFLTESLRLNAGATKAVAEDRAVAMLEAVGLTAGALRKYPGQMSGGMLQRVVIAAALMGDPALILADEPTTALDVTTQAEVIGLLGDLRERFGTGLLFVTHDLGLAAAISDRVYVMYAGRIVETGPAAELFDRPRHPYTAALLNSTPRLDAPRGRLAAIEGRPPSLREELSGCPFAARCALATDVCTREAPALLPVAGQPHRLASCHHGELIAEQEQERDREPERAGTERKELHP; via the coding sequence ATGACCGCGCTGAACACCCTTGAGATCGAGGGCCTGCGGCTGCACCTGCCGGGCACCGTACGGCCCGTCCTCGACGGCGTCGGGCTCACCGTCGGCCCCCGGGAGACCGTGGCCCTGGTCGGCGAGTCCGGTTCGGGCAAGAGCCTGACCTCGCGCAGCGTGCTGCGGCTGCTCCCCGAGGGGGCCCGGACGGAGGGCGAGGTCCGGGTGGCCGGAGACGACGTACTCACCATGTCTCCGGGACGGTTGAAGGTGCTGCGCACCAGCACGGCGGCCATGATCTTCCAGGACCCCCGGGCGGCGGTCAATCCGATGCGCCGCGTCGGAGACTTCCTCACCGAGAGCCTGCGGCTGAACGCCGGGGCGACCAAGGCGGTCGCCGAGGACCGGGCCGTGGCGATGCTGGAGGCCGTCGGCCTCACGGCGGGCGCCCTGCGCAAGTACCCCGGGCAGATGTCCGGGGGCATGCTGCAACGGGTCGTGATCGCCGCGGCGCTGATGGGCGATCCGGCCCTGATCCTCGCCGACGAACCCACCACGGCACTGGACGTCACCACGCAGGCCGAGGTGATCGGTCTCCTCGGCGATCTGCGCGAACGCTTCGGAACGGGGCTGCTGTTCGTCACGCACGACCTCGGCCTCGCCGCCGCGATCAGCGACCGGGTGTACGTGATGTACGCGGGCCGGATCGTGGAAACGGGCCCGGCCGCCGAGCTGTTCGACCGGCCCCGCCACCCGTACACGGCGGCCCTGCTGAACTCCACCCCGCGCCTGGACGCGCCCCGCGGGCGGCTCGCCGCGATCGAGGGCCGGCCGCCGAGCCTGCGGGAGGAACTGAGCGGATGCCCCTTCGCCGCGCGCTGCGCGCTCGCGACCGACGTGTGCACGCGTGAGGCGCCGGCCTTGCTCCCGGTCGCCGGGCAGCCGCACCGGCTCGCCTCCTGCCACCACGGCGAGCTGATCGCCGAGCAGGAGCAGGAGCGGGACCGGGAGCCGGAACGGGCGGGGACGGAACGGAAGGAACTCCACCCATGA
- a CDS encoding ABC transporter permease, translating into MTFLRFAVRRLAEMAATLLGASFVIFGALYLAPGNPASFLLGGRSASPEALQAINEHYHLDDPFAVRYLNWLGQVLQGDFGRSITYRTDVSRLLADRLPNTLMLISMALVLVLVFGLLLGWIGAVRGGAADSAILVTTTVAIGTPSFVAAVLLQGLFAVKLGWFPTGGAGDGFGQMLWHLTLPAIALALYLIGMLARVTRAAMLEVLGQEHVTVARSRGVSASQVIRRHVFRNALGTVLTTGGLIVSTLLVCTILVESAFSVGGIGQLLELSTTTKDFPTVQAISLIMVALFMTVNLVVDLLHPLVDPRVTLSPAKKAS; encoded by the coding sequence ATGACTTTCCTGCGCTTCGCCGTACGGCGGCTGGCCGAGATGGCCGCCACCCTGCTCGGCGCCTCTTTCGTGATCTTCGGCGCTCTGTACCTGGCTCCGGGCAACCCGGCGAGCTTCCTCCTGGGCGGCCGCTCGGCCTCCCCGGAGGCACTGCAGGCGATCAACGAGCACTACCACCTGGACGACCCCTTCGCGGTGCGCTACCTGAACTGGCTCGGCCAGGTGCTGCAAGGGGACTTCGGCCGCTCGATCACGTACCGCACCGACGTGTCGCGGCTCCTCGCGGACCGGCTGCCCAACACCCTGATGCTGATCTCGATGGCGCTCGTACTGGTCCTCGTGTTCGGGCTGCTCCTGGGCTGGATCGGCGCCGTCCGCGGCGGGGCCGCCGACTCCGCGATCCTGGTGACGACCACCGTCGCCATCGGCACCCCCTCGTTCGTCGCGGCGGTCCTGCTACAGGGCCTGTTCGCGGTCAAGCTGGGCTGGTTCCCCACCGGCGGGGCCGGCGACGGGTTCGGGCAGATGCTGTGGCACCTGACCCTGCCCGCCATCGCCCTGGCGCTCTACCTGATCGGCATGCTCGCCCGGGTCACCCGGGCCGCGATGCTCGAAGTCCTCGGCCAGGAGCACGTCACGGTCGCCCGCAGCCGGGGCGTGTCCGCGAGCCAGGTCATCCGGCGGCACGTCTTCCGCAACGCACTGGGCACCGTGCTCACCACCGGCGGGCTCATCGTCTCCACACTGCTGGTCTGCACCATCCTGGTGGAGTCGGCGTTCAGTGTGGGCGGCATCGGCCAGCTCCTCGAACTGTCCACCACCACCAAGGACTTCCCCACCGTGCAGGCCATCTCCCTCATCATGGTCGCGCTGTTCATGACGGTGAACCTCGTCGTCGACCTGCTGCATCCGCTGGTCGATCCCCGGGTCACCCTCAGCCCCGCGAAGAAGGCCTCGTGA